The following proteins are co-located in the Camelina sativa cultivar DH55 chromosome 12, Cs, whole genome shotgun sequence genome:
- the LOC104731219 gene encoding uncharacterized protein LOC104731219 isoform X2 codes for MNKPLFLRIVDRLTAEDPYFRQRRDATGRLGLSPIQKCTAAIRLLAYGGGCDTVDEYVRLGETTARKCLQHFVSGVVNFFGDEYLRRPTPEDLQRLLYVAEERGFPGMVGSIDCMHWVWKNCPTAWKGMYTRGSGKPTIVLEAVASYDLWIWHAFFGSPDGIYPKWPTFIQSIPLPQTPKASLFADRQESYRKDVERAFGVLQARFAVIKNPCLLWDKDQVGLIMRACIILHNMIVENERDGYSQADVSDFPQAEGVDLSYSINMNSNISNVLNGQIIIRDREVHDQLKLDLVEHLWTKFGY; via the exons atgaacaagccaTTATTCTTGCGTATTGTCGACCGTCTTACTGCAGAAGATCCTTATTTCCGACAAAGAAGAGACGCCACAGGAAGGCTTGGTCTTTCTCCGAtccaaaaatgtactgcagcaattagGCTACTAGCATATGGTGGCGGGTGTGATACGGTGGACGAATATGTCCGACTTGGTGAAACAACTGCTCGAAAATGTTTGCAACATTTTGTCAGTGGAGTTGTCAATTTCTTTGGCGATGAATATCTAAGAAGACCCACACCAGAGGATCTTCAGAGATTACTATATGTTGCAGAAGAacgtggatttcccgggatggttggaagcatcgactgtatgcattgggttTGGAAGAATTGCCCAACAGCTTGGAAAGGCATGTATACACGAGGATCCGGcaaaccaacaattgttttagagGCGGTCGCGTCGTAtgatctctggatatggcacgcgTTTTTTGGGTCTCCAG acggtatttatccaaaatggccAACGTTTATTCAATCCATACCACTACCACAGACTCCAAAAGCATCTTTATTTGCTGACCGCCAAGAAAGCTaccgaaaagatgttgagcgtgcgtTCGGTGTCCTACAAGCTAGATTCGCGGTCATTAAAAATCCATGTCTTTTATGGGATAAAGACCAAGTGGGATTGATTATGAGGGCGTGTATCATACTCCACAATATGATTGTCGAAAATGAACGAGATGGATACAGTCAAGCTGACGTTTCTGATTTCCCACAAGCAGAGGGTGTGGATCTTTCATATTCTATCAATATGAATTCAAATATTAGCAACGTGCTGAATGGTCAAATAATAATCCGTGATAGAGAAGTGCATGACCAATTGAAACTTGATTTAGTTGAACATTTATGGACTAAATTTGGATATTAA
- the LOC104731218 gene encoding pentatricopeptide repeat-containing protein At4g22760, whose product MLDSKLRFFLQRCVVLGQGKQVHAQLVLNRFNHLEPVLVHQTLQLTKEFSRNVVNYVKRILKGFNGLDSFSWGCLVRFLSQHRKFKETVSVYIEMHNSGVPSSSHAITSVLRACGKIENVIDGKLIHAQALKTGLCGCVYVQTGLVGLYARLGYIEMAQKVFDDIAEKNTVSWNSLLQGYLESGNVDEARSVFDKIPEKDAVSWNLIISSYAKKGDMGNACSLFLAMPLKSSASWNILIGGYVNCREMKLARTYFDTMPQRNSVSWITMISGYTKSGDVQSAEELFRHMSKKDKLVYDAMITCYAQNGKPKDALKLFSQMLNSDFQPDEITLSSVVSANSQLGDTSFGKWVESYVTEHGIKIDDLLSTSLIDLYMKGGDFAKASKLFSNLNKKDTVSYSAMIMGCGINGMATEANRLFREMIKKKIPPNLVTFTGLLSAYSHSGLVQEGYECFKSMKDYNLEPSADHYGIMVDMLGRAGRLEEAYELIKSMPMQPNAGVWGALLLASGLHNNVEFGEIACSHCVELETDPTGYLSHLANIYTSVGRWDDARNVRDAMEEKKLRKTLACSWVET is encoded by the coding sequence ATGTTGGATTCGAAGCTGAGGTTCTTCCTTCAAAGATGTGTAGTGCTTGGACAGGGGAAGCAGGTACATGCACAGTTAGTTCTGAACCGCTTTAACCATCTTGAACCCGTTTTGGTCCACCAAACTCTTCAGTTGACTAAAGAGTTCTCTAGAAATGTTGTAAACTATGTCAAAAGAATCCTTAAGGGGTTCAATGGTCTGGATTCTTTCTCCTGGGGGTGTCTTGTTCGGTTCTTGAGCCAGCATAGGAAGTTTAAAGAAACGGTTTCCGTGTACATTGAAATGCACAACTCTGGAGTTCCTTCAAGTTCACATGCTATAACCTCAGTGTTGAGAGCTTGTGGTAAGATAGAGAACGTGATTGATGGTAAGTTGATTCATGCTCAGGCGCTTAAAACAGGATTATGTGGCTGTGTTTATGTTCAGACAGGTTTGGTGGGTTTGTATGCTAGGCTCGGTTACATTGAGATGGCACAGAAGGTTTTTGATGATATTGCTGAGAAGAATACAGTTTCGTGGAACTCGCTTTTACAGGGGTATTTGGAAAGTGGGAATGTGGATGAAGCTCGTAGTGTCTTTGACAAGATTCCTGAGAAAGATGCTGTCTCATGGAATCTGATAATCTCGAGCTATGCCAAAAAAGGTGACATGGGAAATGCATGCTCTTTGTTTCTGGCGATGCCTTTGAAAAGCTCAGCTTCTTGGAATATTTTGATTGGTGGGTATGTGAATTGCAGGGAAATGAAACTAGCAAGAACCTATTTCGATACAATGCCTCAGAGGAATAGTGTTTCTTGGATTACAATGATTTCAGGGTACACAAAATCGGGTGATGTTCAGTCTGCTGAGGAGCTCTTCAGACATATGTCTAAGAAAGACAAACTCGTCTATGATGCCATGATAACTTGTTATGCTCAAAACGGGAAGCCAAAGGATGCTCTGAAGCTATTCTCTCAGATGCTTAATTCTGATTTTCAGCCGGATGAGATCACACTCTCAAGTGTCGTATCAGCTAATTCACAGTTAGGTGATACCAGTTTTGGTAAATGGGTTGAGTCTTATGTAACCGAACATGGAATCAAGATTGATGATCTCTTAAGCACCTCGCTAATCGATCTTTACATGAAAGGAGGAGACTTTGCCAAGGCATCCAAATTGTTCAGTAATCTAAACAAAAAGGACACAGTTTCTTACTCTGCTATGATCATGGGCTGTGGGATAAATGGCATGGCCACAGAAGCAAACCGTTTGTTCAGAGAGATGATCAAAAAGAAGATCCCTCCAAATCTAGTAACATTCACAGGGCTATTATCAGCGTATAGCCATTCAGGTCTTGTTCAAGAAGGCTATGAATGCTTCAAATCCATGAAAGACTACAACCTGGAACCTTCAGCTGATCATTATGGGATAATGGTGGATATGTTGGGACGAGCTGGGAGGCTAGAGGAGGCGTATGAGCTGATCAAGAGTATGCCTATGCAGCCAAATGCTGGTGTTTGGGGAGCGTTGCTTTTAGCTAGTGGTTTACACAACAACGTTGAGTTTGGGGAGATTGCCTGCAGCCACTGTGTTGAACTTGAGACTGATCCTACTGGTTATCTTTCACATCTTGCTAATATATATACGTCTGTTGGTAGATGGGATGATGCAAGGAATGTAAGAGATGCtatggaagagaagaaactgcGTAAGACACTTGCGTGTAGCTgggttgagacttga
- the LOC104731219 gene encoding putative nuclease HARBI1 isoform X1 codes for MNKPLFLRIVDRLTAEDPYFRQRRDATGRLGLSPIQKCTAAIRLLAYGGGCDTVDEYVRLGETTARKCLQHFVSGVVNFFGDEYLRRPTPEDLQRLLYVAEERGFPGMVGSIDCMHWVWKNCPTAWKGMYTRGSGKPTIVLEAVASYDLWIWHAFFGSPGTFNDINVLDRSPVFDDILYGQAPQVTYYVNGREYNLTYYLTDGIYPKWPTFIQSIPLPQTPKASLFADRQESYRKDVERAFGVLQARFAVIKNPCLLWDKDQVGLIMRACIILHNMIVENERDGYSQADVSDFPQAEGVDLSYSINMNSNISNVLNGQIIIRDREVHDQLKLDLVEHLWTKFGY; via the coding sequence atgaacaagccaTTATTCTTGCGTATTGTCGACCGTCTTACTGCAGAAGATCCTTATTTCCGACAAAGAAGAGACGCCACAGGAAGGCTTGGTCTTTCTCCGAtccaaaaatgtactgcagcaattagGCTACTAGCATATGGTGGCGGGTGTGATACGGTGGACGAATATGTCCGACTTGGTGAAACAACTGCTCGAAAATGTTTGCAACATTTTGTCAGTGGAGTTGTCAATTTCTTTGGCGATGAATATCTAAGAAGACCCACACCAGAGGATCTTCAGAGATTACTATATGTTGCAGAAGAacgtggatttcccgggatggttggaagcatcgactgtatgcattgggttTGGAAGAATTGCCCAACAGCTTGGAAAGGCATGTATACACGAGGATCCGGcaaaccaacaattgttttagagGCGGTCGCGTCGTAtgatctctggatatggcacgcgTTTTTTGGGTCTCCAGGTACTTTTAACgatatcaatgttcttgatCGATCTCCTGTCTTTGATGATATACTTTATGGTCAAGCTCCACAAGTTACCTACTACGTTAACGGCAGAGAGTACAATTTGACTTACTATCTGACAGacggtatttatccaaaatggccAACGTTTATTCAATCCATACCACTACCACAGACTCCAAAAGCATCTTTATTTGCTGACCGCCAAGAAAGCTaccgaaaagatgttgagcgtgcgtTCGGTGTCCTACAAGCTAGATTCGCGGTCATTAAAAATCCATGTCTTTTATGGGATAAAGACCAAGTGGGATTGATTATGAGGGCGTGTATCATACTCCACAATATGATTGTCGAAAATGAACGAGATGGATACAGTCAAGCTGACGTTTCTGATTTCCCACAAGCAGAGGGTGTGGATCTTTCATATTCTATCAATATGAATTCAAATATTAGCAACGTGCTGAATGGTCAAATAATAATCCGTGATAGAGAAGTGCATGACCAATTGAAACTTGATTTAGTTGAACATTTATGGACTAAATTTGGATATTAA